From one Tsukamurella tyrosinosolvens genomic stretch:
- a CDS encoding metallopeptidase family protein codes for MRSRRRTPEGGAQLRRRVARDRRGHGLRGPLVPRDLPAYRTRAQDFDEVVLDAFAEIDSLWHDKLSDLDIAVDDVPGILPHDPDAVSWPAEVEADGPIPLARMVPVGIDRRGNRTRARLILFRRPLQRRAKTEADLLDEILAILVHQISDYLGVTEETLLAGPDAL; via the coding sequence ATGAGAAGCAGGAGACGGACGCCCGAGGGCGGCGCGCAGTTGCGACGCCGTGTGGCGCGGGATCGTCGCGGCCACGGGCTGCGCGGCCCGCTGGTGCCCCGCGATCTCCCGGCGTACCGGACGCGGGCGCAGGACTTCGACGAGGTGGTGCTCGACGCGTTCGCGGAGATCGACTCGCTGTGGCACGACAAGCTGAGTGACCTGGACATCGCCGTCGACGACGTGCCGGGGATCCTGCCGCACGATCCGGACGCGGTGTCGTGGCCGGCCGAGGTGGAGGCCGACGGCCCGATTCCGTTGGCGCGCATGGTCCCGGTGGGGATCGACCGCCGCGGGAATCGCACGCGGGCGCGGCTGATCCTGTTCCGCCGCCCGCTGCAGCGTCGCGCGAAGACGGAGGCGGACCTGCTGGACGAGATCCTCGCGATCCTGGTGCATCAGATCAGCGACTACCTGGGCGTGACCGAGGAGACCCTGCTCGCCGGCCCGGACGCGCTCTGA
- a CDS encoding phosphomannomutase/phosphoglucomutase, with translation MVRALESVQAVIKAYDVRGLVGEQIDEGFVRDVGAAFGALIRGEGATDAVVGHDMRDSSPSLSAAFAEGLTAQGVNVTLIGLASTDELYFASGLLDRPGAMFTASHNPAAYNGIKLCRAGAKPVGQETGLQQITQQVADGVPSYDGAPGRVSERDVLDEYGDYLRKLVDLSGSRPLRVAVDAGNGMGGFTVPSVLGPVEALDVRPLFFELDGNFPNHEANPLDPKNLVDLQKFVVEQGADIGLAFDGDADRCFVVDEKGEPVSPSAVTALVAERELAKNPGATVIHNLITSKAVPEIIAENGGTAVRTRVGHSFIKARMAETGAVFGGEHSAHYYFREFWGADSGMLAAMHVLAALGEQSKPLSELMGVYDRYAASGEINSTVADQGERTRAVLDAFADEIQSTDELDGVTVQLDSGAWFNLRASNTEPLLRLNVEAASTDEVRALTERILAIVRA, from the coding sequence GTGGTTCGAGCGCTGGAGTCGGTGCAGGCTGTCATCAAGGCGTACGACGTGCGCGGCCTGGTCGGGGAGCAGATCGACGAGGGCTTCGTCCGTGACGTGGGCGCCGCCTTCGGCGCGCTGATCCGCGGCGAGGGCGCGACCGACGCCGTCGTCGGCCACGACATGCGCGACTCGTCGCCGTCGCTGTCCGCGGCCTTCGCCGAGGGCCTGACGGCGCAGGGCGTGAACGTCACCCTCATCGGCCTCGCCTCCACCGACGAGCTGTACTTCGCGTCGGGCCTGCTCGACCGCCCCGGCGCGATGTTCACGGCCTCGCACAACCCCGCGGCCTACAACGGCATCAAGCTCTGCCGCGCCGGCGCCAAGCCGGTCGGGCAGGAGACGGGTCTGCAGCAGATCACCCAGCAGGTGGCCGACGGCGTCCCGTCGTACGACGGTGCCCCCGGCCGGGTGTCCGAGCGGGACGTCCTCGACGAGTACGGCGACTACCTGCGGAAGCTCGTCGACCTGTCCGGCTCGCGCCCGCTGCGCGTGGCCGTCGACGCCGGCAACGGCATGGGCGGCTTCACCGTGCCCTCGGTCCTCGGCCCCGTCGAAGCGCTCGACGTGCGCCCGCTGTTCTTCGAGCTCGACGGCAACTTCCCGAACCACGAGGCCAACCCGCTCGACCCGAAGAACCTCGTCGACCTGCAGAAGTTCGTGGTCGAGCAGGGCGCGGACATCGGCCTCGCCTTCGACGGCGACGCCGACCGCTGCTTCGTCGTGGACGAGAAGGGCGAGCCCGTCTCGCCGTCGGCCGTGACCGCCCTCGTCGCCGAGCGGGAGCTCGCGAAGAACCCCGGCGCCACCGTGATCCACAATCTCATCACGTCGAAGGCGGTGCCCGAGATCATCGCCGAGAACGGCGGCACCGCGGTGCGCACCCGTGTGGGCCACTCGTTCATCAAGGCCCGGATGGCCGAGACGGGCGCCGTCTTCGGCGGCGAGCACTCCGCGCACTACTACTTCCGCGAGTTCTGGGGCGCCGACTCCGGCATGCTGGCGGCGATGCACGTGCTGGCCGCGCTGGGCGAGCAGTCCAAGCCCCTCTCCGAGCTGATGGGCGTGTACGACCGGTACGCGGCGTCGGGGGAGATCAACTCGACGGTGGCGGACCAGGGCGAGCGCACGCGCGCCGTGCTCGATGCGTTCGCGGACGAAATCCAGAGCACCGATGAACTGGACGGCGTGACGGTACAGTTGGATTCGGGCGCCTGGTTCAACCTGCGCGCTTCCAATACCGAGCCGCTGCTCCGGCTGAACGTCGAGGCGGCGTCCACGGACGAGGTGCGCGCGCTGACCGAGCGGATCCTGGCGATCGTACGTGCCTGA
- a CDS encoding DUF3499 domain-containing protein, translated as MNSVRQCCRPGCRNHAVATLTFDYRQSIAVLGPLGTTSEPHSWDLCEFHATRMTAPRGWEMLRNLPAYSAASVGNAALDDDLTALADTVHERAAREQGRHAPEPADAPLRSLPPIGAMRPVHDGLGGPNVTPSTHPGGSAPKHAARPGRRGHLRVLPDPVD; from the coding sequence GTGAACTCCGTCCGTCAGTGCTGCCGCCCCGGCTGCAGGAACCACGCCGTGGCGACGCTGACGTTCGACTACCGCCAGTCGATCGCGGTGTTGGGCCCGCTGGGAACCACGAGCGAGCCCCACTCCTGGGACCTCTGCGAGTTCCACGCCACCCGCATGACCGCGCCGCGCGGCTGGGAGATGCTCCGCAATCTGCCTGCGTACAGCGCCGCGTCCGTGGGCAACGCCGCCCTCGACGACGACCTCACCGCGCTGGCCGACACCGTCCACGAGCGCGCCGCGCGCGAGCAGGGCCGCCACGCACCCGAGCCCGCCGACGCGCCCCTGCGCTCGCTGCCGCCGATCGGCGCGATGCGCCCCGTCCACGACGGTCTCGGTGGTCCGAACGTCACGCCGTCGACACATCCCGGCGGATCGGCGCCCAAGCACGCCGCCCGGCCCGGCCGTCGCGGTCATCTGCGGGTGCTGCCCGACCCCGTCGACTGA
- the manA gene encoding mannose-6-phosphate isomerase, class I → MQRIEGVIRPYAWGSRTVLATMQGRHVPSNHPEAELWFGAHPADPAKLYDASDTATDGDLLSAIGADLDGQLGPACRGEFGDRLPYLVKVLAADEPLSLQAHPSREQAEEGFARENAAGIPLDAPERNYRDAAHKPEVVIALSRFEALAGFRDPAVTVELLRVLAVPELDSYLGLLAGQPDSQGLRALVTTWITLPQPALAVLVPAVLAGCVRYLESGAEQFKGEAQLALTLGERYPDDAGVLAALLLNRIVLDPGQALYLSAGNLHAYVSGAAVEVMANSDNVLRGGLTPKHVDVPELLRVLDFTPRAPSDLAPRTATVGPEVVFSTPAPEFRVSRVRLDGTALKRAASVELDARGPQLLVVTEGTVTVRSAGRSIDVPAGSGLWMAASDPGVVVAAHSPAAEFFRTLVGGH, encoded by the coding sequence ATGCAGCGGATCGAGGGAGTCATCCGGCCGTACGCCTGGGGCTCGCGGACGGTCCTGGCGACGATGCAGGGGCGGCACGTGCCGTCCAACCATCCCGAGGCCGAGCTGTGGTTCGGCGCGCACCCCGCCGACCCGGCCAAGCTGTACGACGCCTCCGACACCGCCACGGACGGTGACCTGCTGTCCGCGATCGGCGCCGACCTCGACGGTCAGCTCGGCCCCGCGTGCCGCGGCGAGTTCGGCGACCGCCTGCCCTACCTGGTGAAGGTGCTCGCGGCCGACGAGCCGCTCTCCCTGCAGGCCCACCCGTCGCGGGAGCAGGCCGAGGAGGGCTTCGCCCGCGAGAACGCCGCCGGCATCCCCCTCGACGCCCCCGAGCGCAACTACCGCGACGCCGCGCACAAACCCGAGGTCGTCATCGCGCTGAGCCGGTTCGAGGCCCTCGCCGGCTTCCGCGACCCGGCAGTCACCGTCGAACTGCTGCGGGTGCTGGCCGTACCGGAGCTGGACAGCTACCTGGGCCTGCTCGCCGGGCAGCCGGACTCGCAGGGCCTGCGCGCGCTGGTCACGACGTGGATCACGCTGCCGCAGCCCGCGCTCGCGGTGCTGGTGCCCGCGGTGCTCGCCGGCTGCGTGCGCTACCTCGAGAGCGGCGCGGAGCAATTCAAGGGCGAGGCGCAGCTCGCGCTGACGCTGGGGGAGCGCTACCCCGACGACGCCGGAGTGCTGGCGGCGCTGCTGCTCAACCGGATCGTGCTCGACCCGGGACAGGCCCTGTACCTGTCGGCGGGCAACTTGCACGCGTACGTGAGCGGCGCGGCCGTGGAGGTCATGGCGAACTCCGACAACGTGCTCCGCGGCGGGCTCACGCCCAAGCACGTCGACGTGCCGGAGCTGCTGCGGGTGCTGGACTTCACGCCCCGCGCACCGTCGGACCTGGCGCCCCGCACGGCGACCGTGGGCCCGGAGGTCGTGTTCTCGACGCCCGCGCCGGAGTTCCGGGTCTCGCGGGTGCGGCTCGACGGGACCGCGCTCAAGCGCGCCGCGTCGGTGGAGCTGGACGCACGCGGCCCGCAGCTGCTCGTCGTCACCGAGGGAACGGTGACGGTGCGCAGTGCGGGCCGGTCGATCGACGTGCCGGCGGGCAGCGGCCTGTGGATGGCCGCGTCCGATCCGGGCGTCGTGGTGGCCGCCCACTCACCGGCGGCGGAGTTCTTCCGCACGCTGGTGGGCGGGCACTAG
- a CDS encoding ABC transporter ATP-binding protein produces MTSTSMLRLLWAHTPGHRRSLVGGLALLVAAALVEVASVLVMADVLTAVLDSASLAGAVRGVTAWVGVTLLGALLTYAGTLATCRAAEGTVLALRDEVLARVLRLPMDEVHRLSTGDVVVRLTEDVVVLETALSVSVVQAVVAVLTTGGLIAVAWWLSWQLTLIALVAVPILIGLTRAFRGAQERATARERAAHSALGTTVAEVAGTVEHVRLHAMEDAEQADVHRRGATLFAARMREARVHAAFGGVLGSAQAVTLIAVSVAGVVLVRTGHLTYGALIALTGYLGYLYPRVQDVAESRLALVGARISAERLVELAGPLGAPVRALSPDGARSGGSAVGLDGAGTRLMRPGVRVRVTGLRARRGDFALDCAEFTAEPGGVTAVVGPSGSGKSTLAHVLAGLTPAEGTVELGGRAGLAGAELRELVTLVPQRTVIRTGTLASNIAYGSGADPCVAGDLAGADEFVRRLPNGYATPTSLGGEELSGGQRQRIALARGLGRLTPVLILDEPSTGLDRANTERLARVLRSIAVRRTVIVITHDPRLRAAADRCYRVADGRVLAEVGADA; encoded by the coding sequence ATGACGTCCACGAGCATGCTGCGGCTGCTGTGGGCCCACACGCCGGGCCACCGACGATCCCTCGTCGGTGGCCTGGCACTGTTGGTCGCGGCGGCCCTCGTCGAGGTGGCGTCGGTGCTGGTCATGGCCGACGTGCTCACCGCGGTCCTGGATTCCGCCTCGCTCGCCGGCGCGGTCCGCGGGGTCACGGCCTGGGTGGGCGTGACGCTCCTCGGCGCCCTTCTCACCTACGCCGGGACCCTCGCGACCTGCCGGGCCGCCGAGGGCACCGTCCTCGCTCTGCGCGACGAGGTCCTCGCCCGCGTGCTGCGGCTGCCGATGGACGAGGTCCACCGCCTCTCCACCGGCGACGTGGTGGTCCGGCTGACGGAGGACGTCGTGGTGCTGGAGACCGCGCTGTCGGTCTCCGTGGTGCAGGCCGTGGTCGCGGTCCTCACCACCGGCGGGCTGATCGCCGTGGCGTGGTGGCTGAGCTGGCAGCTGACCCTGATCGCGCTGGTCGCGGTGCCGATCCTGATCGGGCTCACCCGCGCCTTCCGGGGAGCCCAGGAGCGCGCGACCGCGCGCGAGCGGGCCGCGCACTCCGCGCTCGGGACCACCGTCGCCGAGGTCGCGGGCACCGTCGAGCACGTGCGCCTGCACGCGATGGAGGACGCCGAGCAGGCGGACGTCCACCGCCGCGGGGCGACGCTGTTCGCCGCCCGGATGCGCGAGGCGCGCGTCCACGCGGCGTTCGGCGGGGTCCTCGGCTCCGCGCAGGCGGTCACGTTGATCGCGGTCTCGGTGGCGGGCGTCGTGCTCGTCCGCACCGGTCACCTCACCTACGGTGCGCTGATCGCGCTCACCGGCTACCTCGGCTACCTCTATCCCCGGGTGCAGGACGTCGCCGAGAGCCGGCTCGCGCTCGTCGGCGCGCGGATCAGCGCGGAGCGGCTCGTCGAGCTCGCGGGGCCGCTCGGTGCGCCGGTCCGCGCGCTGTCGCCCGACGGTGCCCGGTCCGGGGGCTCCGCTGTCGGGCTCGACGGTGCCGGGACCCGGCTGATGCGGCCCGGCGTACGGGTGCGAGTGACGGGGCTCCGCGCGCGGCGCGGCGACTTCGCGCTCGACTGTGCCGAGTTCACGGCCGAACCGGGCGGCGTCACCGCCGTGGTCGGGCCGTCCGGCTCCGGCAAGTCGACCCTCGCGCACGTCCTCGCCGGCCTGACGCCGGCCGAGGGCACCGTCGAACTGGGCGGCCGTGCGGGCCTGGCCGGCGCGGAGCTGCGCGAGCTCGTGACGCTCGTGCCGCAGCGCACCGTGATCCGCACCGGGACCCTCGCGTCGAACATCGCCTACGGCAGCGGGGCCGACCCGTGCGTCGCCGGTGACCTCGCGGGCGCCGACGAGTTCGTGCGCCGACTGCCAAACGGCTACGCGACGCCGACCTCCCTGGGCGGGGAGGAGCTCTCCGGTGGGCAGCGGCAGCGGATCGCCCTCGCCCGCGGCCTGGGGCGACTCACCCCGGTGCTGATCCTCGACGAGCCGAGTACAGGACTGGATCGGGCGAACACCGAGCGCCTGGCGCGCGTACTGCGGTCGATCGCGGTGCGCCGCACCGTCATCGTGATCACCCACGATCCGCGGCTCCGCGCCGCCGCCGACCGCTGCTACCGCGTGGCGGACGGGCGGGTGCTGGCGGAGGTCGGTGCAGACGCCTGA
- a CDS encoding amino acid permease — protein sequence MANPLLRTKSVEQSIADTEVVGTRLKKQLTAWDLTIFGVAVVVGAGIFTIGASTAGDYSGPAVSVSFIIAAIACGLAALCYAEFASTVPVAGSAYTFSYATFGEFVAWIIGWDLVLEFSIAAAAVASGWSSYLGTVFGTGPAAVEVGGHTIDWGAMLIVGVLTVLLTFGAKVSSRVSAVITAIKVAVVLLVIVVGAFYIKGSNYSPFVPESVPGEKSGVTLDSTLFQAIFGSGSSYGWFGVLAGAGIVFFAFIGFDIVATSAEETVKPQRDVPRGILGSLAIVTVLYIAVTVVVTGMASYKDLATSAGEGGEKNLAYAFSLNGVDWAATIISIGALAGLTTVVMVLLMGQNRVLFAMARDGLLPRQLAKTSDRGVPVRISVGVGVVVAFLAGIFPLKELTMLINIGTLFAFVLVSVGVIVLRKQRPDLKRGFTAPLVPLVPILSVLACGWLMFNLTLETWVRFLIWMALGVIVYFVYSKNHSILGKRERGEVIESLAD from the coding sequence ATGGCCAACCCACTGCTGCGCACCAAATCGGTGGAACAGTCGATCGCCGACACCGAGGTGGTCGGTACCCGACTCAAGAAGCAGTTGACCGCATGGGACCTCACGATCTTCGGTGTCGCCGTGGTCGTCGGCGCCGGCATCTTCACCATCGGCGCTTCGACGGCCGGTGACTACTCGGGCCCGGCGGTGTCGGTGTCGTTCATCATCGCCGCGATCGCGTGCGGCCTCGCGGCCCTCTGCTACGCGGAGTTCGCGTCGACGGTGCCCGTCGCCGGTTCGGCGTACACGTTCTCCTACGCCACGTTCGGCGAGTTCGTCGCGTGGATCATCGGCTGGGACCTGGTGCTCGAATTCTCCATCGCCGCCGCGGCGGTCGCGAGCGGCTGGTCGAGCTACCTCGGCACGGTCTTCGGCACCGGGCCCGCGGCGGTCGAGGTCGGCGGGCACACGATCGACTGGGGCGCGATGCTCATCGTCGGCGTCCTGACGGTACTGCTGACCTTCGGCGCGAAGGTCTCCTCGCGGGTGTCCGCGGTGATCACCGCGATCAAGGTCGCCGTGGTGCTGCTGGTCATCGTGGTCGGGGCCTTCTACATCAAGGGTTCGAACTACTCGCCGTTCGTTCCCGAGTCCGTGCCGGGGGAGAAATCCGGTGTCACCCTGGACTCCACGCTGTTCCAGGCGATCTTCGGCAGCGGCTCGTCGTACGGCTGGTTCGGCGTGCTCGCCGGCGCCGGCATCGTATTCTTCGCGTTCATCGGCTTCGACATCGTGGCGACCTCCGCCGAGGAGACCGTGAAGCCGCAGCGCGACGTGCCGCGCGGCATCCTCGGCTCGCTCGCGATCGTCACCGTTCTCTACATCGCGGTCACCGTGGTCGTCACGGGCATGGCGAGCTACAAGGACCTCGCGACGAGCGCCGGCGAGGGTGGCGAGAAGAACCTGGCCTACGCCTTCTCCTTGAACGGCGTGGATTGGGCGGCGACGATCATCTCGATCGGCGCGCTCGCCGGCCTCACCACCGTCGTCATGGTGCTGCTCATGGGCCAGAACCGCGTGCTGTTCGCCATGGCGCGCGACGGCCTGCTGCCGCGTCAGCTGGCGAAGACCTCCGACCGCGGCGTGCCGGTGCGTATCTCGGTGGGCGTCGGCGTCGTCGTCGCGTTCCTCGCCGGAATCTTCCCGCTCAAGGAACTGACCATGCTGATCAACATCGGCACGCTCTTCGCGTTCGTCCTGGTGTCCGTCGGCGTGATCGTGCTGCGCAAGCAGCGCCCCGACCTCAAGCGCGGCTTCACCGCCCCGCTGGTCCCGCTGGTGCCGATCCTGTCGGTCCTCGCCTGCGGCTGGCTGATGTTCAACCTGACGCTCGAGACCTGGGTCCGGTTCCTCATCTGGATGGCGCTCGGCGTGATCGTCTACTTCGTGTACTCGAAGAACCACTCGATCCTCGGCAAGCGCGAGCGCGGAGAGGTCATCGAGTCGCTGGCCGACTGA
- a CDS encoding WhiB family transcriptional regulator, with protein MTIDAHREPFGSFSGGSSRAHLSVVPAGFEELYEAVEDQWQDRALCSQTDPEAFFPEKGGSTREAKRICLGCEVRNECLEYALQKDERFGIWGGLSERERRKLKRGII; from the coding sequence ATGACGATCGACGCTCATCGTGAACCGTTCGGAAGCTTCTCCGGTGGGTCCAGCCGCGCGCACTTGAGTGTCGTGCCCGCGGGTTTCGAGGAACTCTACGAGGCCGTCGAGGATCAGTGGCAGGACCGCGCACTGTGCTCGCAGACGGATCCCGAGGCGTTCTTCCCCGAGAAGGGCGGCTCCACCCGCGAGGCCAAGCGCATCTGCCTGGGCTGCGAGGTGCGCAACGAGTGCCTCGAGTACGCCCTCCAGAAGGACGAGCGCTTCGGCATCTGGGGCGGCCTGTCCGAGCGTGAGCGGCGCAAGCTCAAGCGCGGCATCATCTGA
- the cofD gene encoding 2-phospho-L-lactate transferase — protein sequence MKVTVLVGGVGGARFLEGARERFGVTPFPDKDGSVPDGAGDHSVTAVVNVGDDAWMHGVRICPDLDTCMYTLGGGIDTERGWGHRNETWHAKEELAKYGADPDWFGLGDRDLATHLIRTQMLSSGYPLTDVTAALCNRWQPGVRLLPATDGRHETHVVVADPDSTDGAKKAIHFQEWWVRYRADIETFGFAQVGGADGGGSGKAQASRAAIAAIEEADVVFLAPSNPVVSIGAILSVGGIRAALRTTSARVVGVSPVIGGAPLRGMADRCLDVLGIETSAQAIGEHFGARSGNGILDGWLVSEEDAGVAIDGLPVAAVPLLMSSPQATAAMIDAGLVLVGL from the coding sequence GTGAAGGTGACGGTGCTGGTGGGCGGTGTCGGCGGTGCGCGGTTCCTCGAGGGCGCACGCGAGCGTTTCGGGGTGACGCCGTTCCCGGACAAGGACGGCTCCGTCCCCGACGGTGCCGGCGACCACTCCGTGACCGCAGTGGTGAACGTCGGCGACGACGCGTGGATGCACGGCGTCCGGATCTGCCCCGACCTCGACACCTGCATGTACACCCTGGGCGGCGGCATCGACACCGAGCGCGGGTGGGGCCACCGCAACGAGACCTGGCACGCGAAGGAGGAGCTCGCGAAGTACGGCGCCGACCCGGACTGGTTCGGCCTCGGCGACCGAGACCTCGCGACCCACCTCATCCGCACGCAGATGCTCTCCTCCGGGTATCCGCTCACGGATGTCACGGCGGCGCTGTGCAACCGCTGGCAGCCGGGCGTGCGCCTGCTGCCCGCGACCGACGGCCGGCACGAGACGCACGTCGTGGTCGCCGACCCCGACTCCACCGACGGCGCCAAGAAGGCCATCCACTTCCAGGAATGGTGGGTGCGGTACCGCGCCGACATCGAGACGTTCGGCTTCGCCCAGGTGGGCGGCGCCGACGGGGGCGGGTCCGGCAAGGCGCAGGCGTCGCGGGCCGCGATCGCCGCCATCGAGGAGGCCGACGTGGTCTTCCTCGCCCCGTCGAACCCGGTCGTCTCGATCGGCGCGATCCTGTCCGTCGGCGGGATCCGCGCGGCGCTGCGCACCACGAGCGCTCGCGTCGTCGGCGTCTCCCCCGTGATCGGCGGCGCCCCGCTGCGCGGCATGGCAGACCGCTGCCTGGACGTGCTCGGCATCGAGACGAGCGCCCAGGCGATCGGCGAGCACTTCGGCGCCCGGAGTGGCAACGGCATCCTCGACGGCTGGCTCGTCTCGGAGGAGGACGCGGGCGTGGCGATCGACGGCCTGCCCGTCGCCGCGGTGCCCCTGCTCATGAGCTCCCCGCAGGCGACCGCGGCGATGATCGACGCCGGCCTCGTCCTGGTGGGCCTGTGA